Genomic DNA from Clostridium sp. BJN0013:
TAATCGGACATTAACTGTTCTTGAACTTATTATTCAAGAACAGTATTCTTTTCATTTTATCGATTTATTTTACCTTATTTTTCTCAATTAAGTTGCTCAATGCAATTATATATACATCTTGATAATATTTACTTCATCATATTCATTTTACTACAAAATATGATAAATATTAATAAGAAATACTCTAGATGATTAAATGGATATTTGGAAAATAAATATAAAAATAAGCTGAATTGGGTATAATATTAATGCTCATATAAATACCTACGTTAGTCCTTTAATATCTCACTCAATAATTTTACCATAATTCACAATGAGAGAGCTCTGGGATTTACCAGAGCTTTTTACATTTTAATTAGAGTTTGTTTTCTATCTAAAAACTAAATTAAAGTTTTCATTTTTTTAAACACTAAATATAAAATTATTTTTATATAATATTTCCACTAAAATAATATATCCCATATATTAATATCTAAAGTCACTACTCATAATACTCCTCTTATTTCCTAGTATAATTCTTGCTACGATGTATAAACTTTAATTATATTAAGTAATTAATACTATAAAAGGGGTGTTTTCTATGTCAAATAAACCATTAGTTCCAGAAGCAAAGGGAAAATTGGATAAACTTAAAATGGAAACAGCAGATCAATTAGGAATTAATTTAAACAAAAAATATATTGCAGATTTGACTTCAAAAGAAGCTGGAAAGAAAGGGGGAAGTATAGGTGGGAACATGATTAAAAAAATAGT
This window encodes:
- a CDS encoding small, acid-soluble spore protein, alpha/beta type; this translates as MSNKPLVPEAKGKLDKLKMETADQLGINLNKKYIADLTSKEAGKKGGSIGGNMIKKIVKDYEQKL